Within Meles meles chromosome 19, mMelMel3.1 paternal haplotype, whole genome shotgun sequence, the genomic segment GTAGCTCAGGCAAAAACCTTGCAGTCAGTGCCTTTCCCTTTCACTTGTATCAACAGCAGCAAATCCCGAGTTCTAGATTCAAAATGCATCCATGGTCCTACGGTCCGACCACTTCTCATTCCCCTGATGGACGACTGTGGCCACCCTGAGAAGGCGCCTTGCAGACTTCTGACAGCCCGAGTTTCAATAACCAAGTGTCCAGCCCCTGAAATCCACTGCTGGCCCTCCCACAGGCTGCACCTGACCTGTACCTGAGcgtgctggggaaactgaggcaggcccCTTCCTGGGAGATTCGGGGCTCCCAGACAGCCTTGATGATGTTCCTCGACTGCATGGTGGTCTCCACGCTTCCATCCaaccttctctccctcccccgccccgcttGTTCAGGGTGGGACAAGGCCCCCTCCCTACGTTTCTGCAGGGAGCATTCCTTGCATGGGTCACCCCTTTAATCCAACCTTGGGGTCTGCCTCCCCAAGGACCCAAACAAACACAACACCTTCTcaaccttctccctctccactgcttCCACCCCATAGACAAGGGCCCAGGATACCCTGTGAAAACCTAAGTCTgaacctctcctccctcctctcagaGCCTCTTGTTGCTTCCAGGCCCTGGCCATGGCTCACGGGGCCCCGCATGATCTGACCCCTCTCCTGTTCTGTCCTCCCCCTAATTCTCCTGTCCGGTTGCCTTGGCCTCCTTGGGTTCCTGCGCCCACTGAGCACTGCCCATCTCCATGCTGCTCCCTCCCCAAGGCGCTGTCTTCCCTTAGCTGCCTGCAGGGTTCTGCGTGAGCgccacctcctcagggaggcctccCCTGACTGCCCCACCTGACTAAGACTGCAACACCCTCCTCTCCCAGCTTCCCCTGGCCCTCTTGCTGCCCCGTGGTTCTGCTCACCTGCCTCTCCCTCGCTTAGCTGTTCAGGGCGTGTcttcccactagaatgtaagccccACAAGGACAGGTGCCCCGCCTGTGCCCAGACATGGCTGGCACAGGGCAGGGATTCAATAATTGTGGAAGGAATGGCTAGAAGAAACAAccgaaagggagggagggagggagcgaggaGGACGAGGTCCAGCCTGGGTGACTCACAGCTGATGGTGAGCATGAGGGGCTTGCTTCGCGCCTGGCTGCCCCGGCTCCAGACCTCGCACTCATAGGGGCCCGTGTCGTCTCGCTGGAGGCCGTGGATGACCAGGCTCCTGTTGTCGGCTGACAGCACCAGGTGCTCGCTCGGCAGGAGGGCCTGGCCCCTCAGGAACCACAGGACGGCAGTCACCTTGCGGGACGTCTGGCAGGTCAGCGTCACAGAGCTGGCATTTTCCACGGGAGTCAGGCTTGAGGACACAATGTGAGGCTTGGGCAGCATTTctggaaacagagaaagacacagggtGGGGGTCAGGGACCCTTCCAGGCACACGCCATAGGGCTTTCcagggatgtgtgtgtatgtgttgtgggtggggggtgtgtgtgtgtgtgtgttctttgccTATGACTGCATTATACAGGAGGTACGAGTGTGTGCTGTGTGACAATGATGTGAGAATGTTATGGGTTTTGTGGGTATGGTGTGTGGTATATGGACATGTTGTGTGTGTAAGTTTGTGTCTGttgcatgtgtgtgttgtgtatgtatGTTTTGTGACTATGAGGTACTGTGTACATATTCACTCTGtgagtgtgttgtgtgtgtatatattttctgCATGGGAGTGTGTGGTATTGTGTGTGTTAGTGCATGTGAACTGTACGGTGTTCTATATGCTTTGTGTATGACTATGTTGTGTGTGTAGTATGTATAGACGGAGTGTGTGTAATGTGTGTCAGTTGCGTACATGTGCTGAGGGCACTGAATGTACAATATGTGGTGTATTTCCTGCATTGTATGGGAAGACGCTGAGTGACTGTAATGTGTGTTGTGTCTATGTTCTATATTGTGTGTATACATGATTTATATGAGAGTGTGTTGTGTGTTTGCGGTATTGTTGGTTGTATACATGTTCTGTGTGAGGTATAGACATCTGTGTTTTATGTGAGTATATCCTGTGCATAGCAGATGGGTTTTGTGTATGTGCGAGTGTACTGCTTGTATGTGTTGGGGGCTGGTGTGAACACTGTGAGCGTGTGATGCAGGTCTATGCTGTGATATGTACTGTGTGTTATATGTATCTGTTGTGTGtatgttgttttttgtgttttggggggtttttaaaaagattttatttatttatttgacagagatcacaagtaggcagagaggtaggcagaagcggcgggtggggggacggggagaagcaggctccccactgagcagagagcccaatgtggggcttgatcctagcaccctgggatcatgacctgagccgaaggcagtggcttaacccactgagccacccaggcgccccagttgcgTGCATGTTGTGTGTGCTTTGTATGTTGTATACTGGTAGTGTTCTGTGTACTCACTGTGTGTGAATTAcgtgtgtcttgtgtgtgttgtGCATGTATGTGAGCGTGCTGTACACATGTGGTCATTATTTGTGTGCTGTGTGAATACTGCGTGTTTGTTATGTATAGAGAACCACCAACTTTCAGAGAATCGAAGAATGGACACAACACACAGCCAGCCAACAGGGTCTTGTGGAAGACGGGCCAAGCCTGGAGCCAGGTCCTTCCCCGTGGTCAGAGCCCTGTTCTGCCACCAGCCACACAGGAAATCCCCACTCTTCTGGGTCCTCCCCAACCTCTGGGATATTGGTGTAGCTCTGCTTCTCGGaggaacaaaggagaggaacaggAAAAAGGGACTCACCAAGGACTCGGACTTGAAGGGCACCCAGGCGGAGCAGGTGGGTGGCACTGTTGGACACCAGGCACCTGTACATGCCTTCGTGTTCCATGGACACAGCCTGGATGGTGACCGTTCTCTTGGTGGAAGATGGGGTGGAATTATTGTGGAAAAACCAGGAATAATCAGGAGGTGGGTGAGACTGTGTTTCCACAGAGAAGGTCACAGTGGAGCCCTCTGTCACCTCAACCACTCCCCCGCTGGATACACCAGAATCCACCTTGATCTCGAATGGGTCAGGACCATCTGGAAGGACAAGAATGATCGTAGCAGGAGCGATCTCATCAGCAACGGCTCTCTTAGATCTCAGGAATCAATAAATattactatttctcttctctccacccaGGCTCTGGATCAGTTACAAAGGAGGTACCGGAGTCTAATGGAAATGAAATGTCAGCCTGATCCCTGGGTGAAGCGGGATTGTAGGACACATCTGAAGCATGCCAGCAAATGATCTTTCCTTGCCCCTACCCAGGCAAGATTTTGTAGCAGACATCTGAAGGGTAAGGAACTTAGTTTTAGATATCTTAACCTGGATATTCCCAGTAGAGTCCAAGCAGAGACATCAGTTAGTTACACGTCTGGAGTTCAAGGGTAGACAAGTCCACATTTGATGGTATCTGGAGCTGTGAGACTGAATGAAATCACTAAGAAAGGGGGTGTCCGTGAGGGCTGAGGAGAATGGAAAGGGACTCACAGTTCACAGTCAGGAAGACAGAATCACTGCTCTGGGCCTGGTGGAAACCCTGAGCTTGGCATCTGTAAGGTGCGGAGTCCTCCCGCcgcacaggcaggatggtgagggtCTTGCCGTCTGTGGACAGCAGCATGCGCTCATGGAACACGACGGGGAGATCGTTGGAGAACCAGTGGATGGTAACGTTGGTGTCCTTGGTGTCGCAGTAGAGGGTCACCTGTTCTCTCTGTTCTATGACAACGGCCTGGCTGATCAAAATGGTAGGCCTGGACAGCAGTTCtgcacagggagaaagagagaggaggcggaggcagagacacagacagaggagGACTAGACAAAACGTAGCTGCAGAGGGACCCAGAGAGACAGGACTAGAACTGCCAAAAGATGAATGAGGTCAAGGCCTAGACTCAGATGCTAGATCTACTGCTCATTTTAAGTGTGATCACGGGCAACttacttcccctctctgagcctcattaaAGGGGATTGTACAAATAAAGCAGAAGGATCCGGGATATGACAATGGGTCCATTAATAGCAGCTGTAAGGAGAACCATGTTTGTAACTCGGATGCCAGCCAGATACCACTgcccacttccttttttttttttttttttttttagattttttatttatttatttgacagatagagatcacaagtagggagagaggcaggcagagagagagagaggaggaagcaggctccctgccaagcagagagcccgatgcagggctcaattccaggaccctgggatcatgacctgagcgaaaggcagaggctttaacccactgagccacccaggcgccccccactgcGCACTTCTTAGTCAACCTTTCCCACCCACAACCATGCCAGGCACAGTCCacccctctacccctgcccccagTACAACGGATCTGATGGGTTGTTGTCAGACCCTGGCTGGGCCAATCAGATTTGTCCTGTTGGGATTTTGGGCACAGAATCCTGATGGGTGCGTTGGGTATGAAGACAGGGATCAGAATGATAGCCTTGTTTTCTTTGCCCACATCTCTGAATCTGCCATTGAGTCTGAGGTGCCCAGGGCATCCAGGACATAGATGGAACAACGTCCTTCTCACCTTGGGTGATGGTCAGTGGGTTGGCATCAGTGGTGAACTGGGCCGCAGCTGGCGGACTCCACATGGTCAAAAGCGAGgctggtggggaagagagaagagacatTCAGAGAAGGTGTCTTCAGAGTGTCCAGTTATGGTCTTCATAGAGAAAGGTCCAAGTCATGGACATGGCACTTCACCCCTAGAGGCCTGACTCCTAGCCACTACTGACTGACCATGTGACTTGTGGTGTGTTTTTAATCTTCTTGAGTCTCAATTTGTCCAGCTGCAGAATGGACATAACCTGCAGCTCAGGGTTGTGTGTTGTGGTCATGAACACCGGCACGCTgtactgccccccccaccccaagggtCACTGTGCTCTCTCCAATGATGCTCACTGCGCAGGAGATCCGTGATCCGTCTCTTCATTCCGCAAGAATGAAAGAGATACTCAGAGAGGTGGAGTCACTTTCCAAGACCATTACAGTTAAGTGGCAAACTTGAACCTGGCCTGCCAGCACCTAAAGGCTGTTCCTACCTCTGTATCATTCTTCCCATCAGCCCCGGGATGGGCACGGAGCTTATCCAGGATAAACAGGAACTTCTATTatcaggtggggagggggcagggattAACCTTCTGTACTTCCGACTTGCCCTCAGGCAGAGATTTCCCTCCCTCTGGGAGGAAAAGGGAACCAGATAGCAAGAGTTGttggttttggggcgcctgggtggctcagtgagttaaagcctctgccttctgctcgggtcatgatctcagggtcctgggatcaagccccgcatcgggctctctgctcagcggggagcctgcttcctcctctctctctgcctgcctctctgcctgcttgtgatctctctctctgtcaaataaataaataaaatctttaagaaaaaaaaaaaagagttgttggTTTTCCAGTTGGCCAACCTACATTCACGCTTGAAGAGACTGTGGGCCCGAGTGGGGGACCCCCCCACAACTCCCTCCCCGCTGCCATGCTCCTGTGCAGCTGACCttgacaccccccacccctgccctcagcCCAATTCATGGAGCCAGGTttctctctccagccctctctGGACCCCAGGCTGGCCCGAGccctgccccactccctgctcagtcagTGGTTAAGGGCATGGGCCCTTAGGATATATGGAAAAAACTACTGGTTCTATGATCATGGGCAAGAGGCTCTCTCTTTGTGAGCCCCCGTTTCTTCAACAGCAAAGTGGGGAGAACAGAACTTAGTGCATCCGATTGTTGGGAGGTCTGATGAGCTATCAGATGCACGGGCTTGAAACAGTTCAGAGTAAGTGCTCAGTCACTATTATTACAATCATTTTCATGTTTGTATTTTCTGCCCGTAATATTGCTAGAAGTTAAGTCTACAGGCTCAAAGTCTGACTGCCTGCATGTGAATCccagctttgtctttttttttttttttttggcaagtcaTGTCCCGTctgtgagtctgtttcctcatctgtaaaatggagtaatAATAGTTTCCACTTCGTATAACTATTGTAAGGATAAAATACTATGAGTGAAAGCATGAACAGTGGGTCTCATCACCCATCTGAAACACACCTCCCTCTGCAGACAGCCGACCCCTTCCCCCCAGCCTTCTCCCCACAGGGTCCTGCCTTCTGTGCACAGGAGGAACCGAACTCCCAGCCCTTCGGTGGACTCTGGAGTCCCCCCAGCCCACCAGGTCAGCCAGGGGGAAGGGCCCATCTCAGGGCCACACAGCAAAGCAGGGCTGAGTTTTGCACACCACACACTGCAAAATCATTTCTTTGCGTCCAAGATGCTTTACTTATCCCTTATCAAAATAGTCTagtttcttccttctgcctcgAAGAGTCTAAGCATCAGTGTCACATCCACTCCCGTTCTGACTGAGGTGTGACCTGGCCACTCGGGGCCGGCACATCCTCCCTCTGTCCGTCTTCTCCTGTCTGAGGGCCATGTTCCAGCTctttccctacctctctctctgggTCTGTCTCTCTCCACAACTCCCCTGAAtctatttctctgtgtgtttgtacaccggtcttgctgtctctgtctgtcttctgtctccttctctcctaTATGTCCCTCCCTGTTCTTCCCTCTGCTACAGTTTCTCCTGTCATATTCACATTCTGCCTCTCTGTCCCCCTAGTTCTCTCTAGGTCTCTGGTTCTGTGGTTCTGACTCCATCTCTTCCTGTCTGTATGTCATTATCTCTGGTCTCTCTCTACCTTTGCCAATCTCTTTTGTATTTAtctatatttctgtgtgtgtgtgtgtgtgtgtgtgtgtgcatgcgtgtatttctagttctctgtgtctcttttgtGCACATGCAAGGACGtgcacgcgtacacacacacacacacacacacaaacacaccgtCCCCAGGCCCCTCCGAAGGGAGCAGTGCACTCACCTGCAAGCAGGATTCCCACCCAGTGGTGGCCCCATAAGTCAGCGAGCCCCATGGGTCCCGGCACCTGCCCCGTGTGCCTTGGCTTACACACGCAGGCGCTGCCTTCACTCCACCTGCACGCCTCCagcctcctcttcttcccctctgccctgcaGCAACCTCACTGTGATGACAGTGACTCCGGGACAGACATGGGTGGTGGCCGCAGGGAGGAACTTTGGacccacctcccccctccaccccagggctctctttcctcctctgtccaCACAGAACAAGAACCCCAGGAATCCTGAGTTTCCACCGAggtggaaaaggagaaagaaatcccTGACTTTTGGCTCTGAGTCCCTTGAGAACAATGTCACCCTCCTCGTAagcccccctccccatctctttgCCAGGATGCAGGAGCAATCCAGGGAGAAGGGGTGCCAGGGAGGGACAATTGGAGAACATTAGAGTTAAGGAGACCAGGAACCGAGATAATGATAgtcaatagtaataataacaaactAATAATGGTGGCTCCTGTTGACAGCTTAATAAAATCAGGCTCGGTGCCAAGGTCATCATGAGCAGCCTGGAAATATTAAGCGAGCTGAAATGATACTGGCcataaacaaaaagcaagaagTACAGAGCGAGTTGGGTTGGGAGAACCCCAGGGGGTGCCTGACCCCACCTGGGGAGAAGGGGcacagagggcttcctggaggagcagACATCTGAGCTGAGATCTGCGGATGCAGTAAAGATTCAATGTAGgagagttgcttttttttttttttcttttcttaaattctttatgGGCAAGACAAGCTGTGGGTCTTTGGGAGCACCTAGACCCAGAAGATCAAATGGAATCAACTGGTTAGAGAACAACTATTACCAACCATCAACCCATGTATCCATTCACTGTCACTCATTAGTAAATATTCCCTGGGCTCCTCTTCTGTGCTGATCCCTGTGCTGAGTAGTGTTGGGGACACAGTAGTGACCAAGACGTCCCTAGCCCTGCCAGCACGAGCTCAAAGAACTGTCCCCAGTCAGTGCCAAGCCAGTAGgcacagggctgggctgggggagccCAGAGAAGGCGCCTGGCCCAGCCTGGAGGtcagggaggacttcctggaggagaggaCATCAAGCCGGAGACCTGGAAGATGCAGGAGTGGGTCAGGTGAGAGCCCGGTGGGCAGAGGGGGCAGCATGCAGGAGACTGCAGAATCTGAGGCCCAGAAGGAAGTTCAGGTGCCAGAATAGAGGAAGTGAGAGGTGGGTGGTTCCAGGTAAAGCTAAGAAGACCAAAATGATTACCGAGGGCAAGAGAGGCTCCTTGGCATCAGGAGGAGGAGAGCTCGGTCACCCGGCTGCCCCAGCTTGCTGCCCGCCTGGGTCTCCTTCATGCCACAGGCAGTCACCAAGTGTCCGTTCCAGGGACGCATGCGGCCAAGCAAGCTGGCTCTGGAGCCGATCCCTCCACCCACCAGCCGTGTGGCCCTGGGCATGTCACTCGGCCCCCTCGTGACCGCTCTAGCTCTAACAGGGGGTGAGGATGGTTTTGGCTCCGAGGGTCTGTGGCTGTGAGGGGGAGGCAGCCGCGGAGTTCACGCCCCAGCTGAGGTTAGTCGGGGAAAGTGACGTCACCCATGAGCTTCCTGGTCCCATCTGCAGACCGGGACAAACAAGACATCAGTGAGAATGAGCTGATGTGATGCTGGGAAAGTGCTGGGCACAGAGTAAACATTCAGTACGTGTAACTCTCCACTAGGTGCTGTGACTGTGGTGATAGCCGCTCCGGGGAGAAGTGTGCGCTCGCTCGGTCACTCAACACACATGTCCTGAGCACCTCCTGTTCCAGGGTGGAGAGAGACAATAAACAATGAGCATGATAAACAGGTAAGTTACGTGGAATATCAAGAAGTGGTACAGGCGACGGAAAAATGAagtcaggcacctgggtgactcagtcggttccACGTCTGCCTTCGTTTGgcccaggtcacaatcccagggtccagggatccagccctgggtggggctccctgctcagccgggagcctgcttctccctctgcctctgcccctgcctccccgcatatgctctctctttctcataaataaaatctttatttaaaaaaagaaaaatgaaaagtcaagtAGGTTAGAGGGTATCATTACTCCATCACGTAGTTAAGAACACCAAAGCTCAGGGAAGGGCGATGACTTGCCTGCGGTCACAGGGCGTATCAGGCCGTACATAATGGTCTCCCTGGCTCTTAACAGCCATCTGTCCTGCCTTCCAAGGTCCTAATGTGGCTTCTGTCTAACCCCAGCCTCATTTCCTCTGTACACCCAGATGGATCAACGCCTGTGGCCACATCAGCCCACCACGCTTCCACAGTCCGTGACTCCCTGTGCCGGGAGCACCTTGCATCCAAGCCCTCCATCTATCCATCCTGCTCTTCCCAGGATTTCTGAGTCTTCTGACTGTCCACCCACTCCTCAGCTGGGCTTCCCTCCTGATTCCTCTGCTTAGTCCGGCTCCCATCCCAAGGTCCTCACCTCTCCCTTACCCTCCGCTCCACCCAAGAGGAGAGAGCCGCCACTGGAGTGGACTTCCCaaatcttcccctccccaccctccccaaggCAGGGTCAGTGTTTTCCTGCCCCGACAAGAAAGAGGAACTTCCTGGGCTCCTCCCTGTCCTACAACTCTCGCTTTGTTTCTGACAGGTGAAAATAAACCCGgggccctcctgcccccacagcGTCACCTGCCAGCCTCCTGCTCAAGGCTCAAGGCTGTGTCTTCCAGGCGTGGCCTCGACTGCCCTCCCAACCCATACTGCCTCCCTatgtctgcccccccccccagttcacTCAGCAAAGATTTATTTGGCCCTACTGTAAGTGCTTAGAGCACACCAGTAAAGGAAACAAATCACCTTTTATGCAaggatgggcagaggcagagggaacagacaATGGGCAGGACATGTGATTAAATAACCGAATCACGTATGACATTAGAAAGTGCTGCCGATATGAAGGCTCAGGGCAAGGGGTCAGCGTGCTGGACTGACATGCCGGATGGAGGACAACCCTGGGAGACTCACAGGGCCTCAAGCAACAGCTCGAAGGAAGTAACAAGGTGAATCAAGCCTGTGTCTAGAGGCTCCTGGGAATTTATTCACTTCGGAAAAAATGGAGGCAGAGTCCCAAAGAGCCATTCCCTGCTTCCTGTATCTAAATACTGTGTGGGccacaggggttggggggggggctcagtcagtgaagcgtctgcccccggctcaggtcatatcagggtcctgagatcgagtgcCACATGCCccccccttgctcagcagggagtctgcttcttcctctgcccttccccctgctgtgctcactatcagataaataaataagtaactgcAGGAGTTCCGTGTTGCTGCCATAACAGATCATAACAAGTCACCACAAACTCGGCtgtttaaaacaacataaattcaTTATGTCACAGTTCTGCAGGTCCGAAGTCCAGGCTGGTTCTGCAAGTTTTACCGCTGACATCAAGGTGTCCCCGGCTGGGTCCCTTGTGAGTGGGAAGAATCCACTCGCGAGATCACTCAGGGTATTGGAGTTCCTTGGATATAAGACTGAGGTCCCCATTCCCTTGCTGGTGACCCAGCTACAGGCCACCCTTGCCTCCTGAGGTCTCCCACCAGTCCTAGCACGAAAGCTCCGCATTGCAGGGTGGCACAGGACAAATCTCTCTCATGCCTGGAATCTCTCTGGCTTCTCTTCCTGCCATGTCTCTCTACTGCTCCCAGCTGGAACAAGTTCTCCACTTT encodes:
- the CEACAM20 gene encoding carcinoembryonic antigen-related cell adhesion molecule 20 isoform X3, giving the protein MGLADLWGHHWVGILLAASLLTMWSPPAAAQFTTDANPLTITQELLSRPTILISQAVVIEQREQVTLYCDTKDTNVTIHWFSNDLPVVFHERMLLSTDGKTLTILPVRREDSAPYRCQAQGFHQAQSSDSVFLTVNYGPDPFEIKVDSGVSSGGVVEVTEGSTVTFSVETQSHPPPDYSWFFHNNSTPSSTKRTVTIQAVSMEHEGMYRCLVSNSATHLLRLGALQVRVLEMLPKPHIVSSSLTPVENASSVTLTCQTSRKVTAVLWFLRGQALLPSEHLVLSADNRSLVIHGLQRDDTGPYECEVWSRGSQARNGPDRVDITSGAASGAVGTIQAELNSSLTLQCQAESQPGAKFYWTLEHSSAVYVGEQLIIEALTWEYEGIYNCTASNPVTHLARSASVLVRVAGPRSSLSARVIAGIALGILTLVTLSTGLGYFLCNRNARRFSSKKVEDPIQEGATPTSAEGPRAVSCSTPGWHSLSLDWPRPMYANLPEPEGQVGVKKVLPPGPPEQFYEKDLPSAPPRNYSHSPRKPLPKVAVDPSVPTLPKGNMESNYEVLVSPEYSIYCQIIP
- the CEACAM20 gene encoding carcinoembryonic antigen-related cell adhesion molecule 20 isoform X4; the encoded protein is MGLADLWGHHWVGILLAASLLTMWSPPAAAQFTTDANPLTITQEQREQVTLYCDTKDTNVTIHWFSNDLPVVFHERMLLSTDGKTLTILPVRREDSAPYRCQAQGFHQAQSSDSVFLTVNYGPDPFEIKVDSGVSSGGVVEVTEGSTVTFSVETQSHPPPDYSWFFHNNSTPSSTKRTVTIQAVSMEHEGMYRCLVSNSATHLLRLGALQVRVLEMLPKPHIVSSSLTPVENASSVTLTCQTSRKVTAVLWFLRGQALLPSEHLVLSADNRSLVIHGLQRDDTGPYECEVWSRGSQARSKPLMLTISYGPDRVDITSGAASGAVGTIQAELNSSLTLQCQAESQPGAKFYWTLEHSSAVYVGEQLIIEALTWEYEGIYNCTASNPVTHLARSASVLVRVAGPRSSLSARVIAGIALGILTLVTLSTGLGYFLCNRNARRFSSKKVEDPIQEGATPTSAEGPRAVSCSTPGWHSLSLDWPRPMYANLPEPEGQVGVKKVLPPGPPEQFYEKDLPSAPPRNYSHSPRKPLPKVAVDPSVPTLPKGNMESNYEVLVSPEYSIYCQIIP
- the CEACAM20 gene encoding carcinoembryonic antigen-related cell adhesion molecule 20 isoform X1 — protein: MGLADLWGHHWVGILLAASLLTMWSPPAAAQFTTDANPLTITQELLSRPTILISQAVVIEQREQVTLYCDTKDTNVTIHWFSNDLPVVFHERMLLSTDGKTLTILPVRREDSAPYRCQAQGFHQAQSSDSVFLTVNYGPDPFEIKVDSGVSSGGVVEVTEGSTVTFSVETQSHPPPDYSWFFHNNSTPSSTKRTVTIQAVSMEHEGMYRCLVSNSATHLLRLGALQVRVLEMLPKPHIVSSSLTPVENASSVTLTCQTSRKVTAVLWFLRGQALLPSEHLVLSADNRSLVIHGLQRDDTGPYECEVWSRGSQARSKPLMLTISYGPDRVDITSGAASGAVGTIQAELNSSLTLQCQAESQPGAKFYWTLEHSSAVYVGEQLIIEALTWEYEGIYNCTASNPVTHLARSASVLVRVAGPRSSLSARVIAGIALGILTLVTLSTGLGYFLCNRNARRFSSKKVEDPIQEGATPTSAEGPRAVSCSTPGWHSLSLDWPRPMYANLPEPEGQVGVKKVLPPGPPEQFYEKDLPSAPPRNYSHSPRKPLPKVAVDPSVPTLPKGNMESNYEVLVSPEYSIYCQIIP
- the CEACAM20 gene encoding carcinoembryonic antigen-related cell adhesion molecule 20 isoform X2, whose amino-acid sequence is MGLADLWGHHWVGILLAASLLTMWSPPAAAQFTTDANPLTITQELLSRPTILISQAVVIEQREQVTLYCDTKDTNVTIHWFSNDLPVVFHERMLLSTDGKTLTILPVRREDSAPYRCQAQGFHQAQSSDSVFLTVNYGPDPFEIKVDSGVSSGGVVEVTEGSTVTFSVETQSHPPPDYSWFFHNNSTPSSTKRTVTIQAVSMEHEGMYRCLVSNSATHLLRLGALQVRVLEMLPKPHIVSSSLTPVENASSVTLTCQTSRKVTAVLWFLRGQALLPSEHLVLSADNRSLVIHGLQRDDTGPYECEVWSRGSQARSKPLMLTISYGPDRVDITSGAASGAVGTIQAELNSSLTLQCQAESQPGAKFYWTLEHSSAVYVGEQLIIEALTWEYEGIYNCTASNPVTHLARSASVLVRVAGPRSSLSARVIAGIALGILTLVTLSTGLGYFLCNRNARRFSSKKVEDPIQEGATPTSAEGPRAVSCSTPGWHSLSLDWPRPMYANLPEPEGQVLPPGPPEQFYEKDLPSAPPRNYSHSPRKPLPKVAVDPSVPTLPKGNMESNYEVLVSPEYSIYCQIIP